Part of the Tenacibaculum sp. SZ-18 genome, CTATCATTGTCGAGAATTATGTGAAGTTCTCTTTTAGATAAATCAAAGTCAGTTGCACAATTTTGCTTTTCAAGAGTAATTCCAGCTTCGTCCTTTTTTTAGAGAACTAAACGTTTTATGGCTTGGATCATTTGCCAATCTCCTAATTTCTTGATTGTCGGTTCTTGTTTTGTGTTTGCAAAGTCTCTGGCTCGTTCCGATAACTTAGCTTACTTTTTACTTTTAAGTCGAACCTCATCGTCTTTTTAGCCAATTCTCGCTGAACGTTCTGATCCGTTCTTTTTCTAAAAAAAGGCTTTTTACAAATCTTAAAATACGCAAACTAAATGCAAGTAAGGCTTGTGACTATTTATCTTTTATTAGCTGACAATTGTTCTTGTTTATAAACATCTAGATTTGCATTCTGTCTCGTTTGCTTTCAGTGTAAAATTTTCTAAACGCTTTGAATTTTGGCTAGTGTTCTCCAACATTAGTTAACAGTGTGTATAAAAAATTGCTGCATTCTCTATAAATCAAAAATTATATTTACTTTTAAATCATGAAAATGAATGAAAAATTGCTGCTAAAATCATCGCAACTTTTCATACACAATTACGTTGTGCTTAATACCTAAAAAAATAATTATGAAAAAGATTACTTTCATTCTGATTTCACTTATAACTCTAACAAATTGCGGAGTTAAAAAGAAAATTATGTTAGAACAAAAAAATGAAAATTTTAAGGAATCAACACATTACAATGTAATACTACCCGAAAATTGGAAGCCTATTCTTGATTCTCACGACTTATTGGGTTATTCCCCTAAAAACCTAAAAGACATTAATAAAAACATAGTACGAATTTACGAGTTAAAATTAACTGGTAATAAAGAGAGCTCTCTCAACAACTTTGTTCAAGAGGACGTTGAAAGGTTGAATAATATAGTAAAAATTGACTCTCAAAAACTCTCAAAAGAAAGCACAAAATATGGAGAAACTTATAGGTTTGAATACGAACATAATTGGAATTTTAAACATTATAAAAAAACATTTTTTTATTTCAAGCATAGTGATTTTATATATAAATTCAGTTACTCATCTGAGATTAAGTACTATAAAAATTATGAGAATGATGCTATTTTTATATTCAATAATTTAGAATTTAAGAAAAAACAAAAATAACAGAATTGATTAAGCACAAAGCACAACAAAGTATAACCGCAATTACGGCGGATTCGACTACGTCCAAATCCACTCGGAATTGCTAACGCTAGTGAATAAAAAAGAAAATAATAACTAATTTAACCCGTAACTAACGGTTATACGAAACCGTTGTGAGCAATATGAAAAAACTCTTTGCATTATTAATTTTGACCATTATTTCAGCTTGCGTTAGAATGAAAAAAAATTGCGTGAATGCAAATAAAATTGAAAAAAAATCGACCGAGTATTTAGTTTCAAAATCAGATAGTATTTTTGCAATTAGAGAAAGTGAGCGGGAACAAAAAGCAGAATTAGAAAAGCAAGGAATTATAAGTGATATTAATTTTGAGAGTAATATTTACTTCAACCAGAATTGCTTTACAACAGAGAAGTTAGAATTTGCTTATTGCGCAATTGGAGCTATGCTTAAAAACGAGAATTTAAGAATTCGGATAATTGGTAACTTGGATAAATTTGAATTAAAAAACAATCCTGAATTATCACTCAAGCGGGCTGAATTTGTTCAGATGATTATGATTAAGAATGGAATTAAAAAAAATCGGATTGAAATACTTGATGTTAAAAACGACCGACCAAACGCTCCTTTAAATGAAAAAGGGAGAAAAGAAAATCGTCGAACTGATTTTGAAATTATTAATGAATAAAATACTTCTCACAACAATGTATAACCGCAATTACGGCGGATTCGATTTCGCCAGAATCCACTCAGAATTGTTAACGTTTCTGCTTAACCGAAAAATAGTAACTTTAATCCCGTAACTGACGGTTATACGAACCGTTGTAAAGCATTGAATACAGAAAATGAAAGAACTCTTAAAAAAACTAAAACTTATTGATTATTTACAAACAGAACTAATAATTCAAAAAAATGACTTTGTAAATAAATTAAGAAATCATGTGGACGAAGGAAGTACAGGGATTTTCTCGGACACTTTTGACGTTTTTTCGTCCAGCAAGAATGAATACAAAGGAGAAGTTAGCTTTAATGGATTCAAAATAAAAAGAAGAAGAAAATTCTTTGACATGAATATGAATATGGCAGTCGCTAAAGGCACGTATAGTCAAAAAGACGACAAGCTGATTATTGATACAGAAATAAATGGATTTCATGGAATGATGATTCCTTTCTATATTTTTTGCATCATTATTTATGGTGTATTCATTGTTGGATTTTTGTCAGCAGATGAAATTGGGGGAAATGCCCCAGGATTTGCTTTTCCTTTCATTATTATACATGCTGCTTTTATGATGGGAATACCATACTTTATAATGAAAAGAAGTACTAAAAGGCTAAAACACGAATTAGAAAGAGAGTTCTTTTATTTAACAAAATAAAACGCTTTACAACACTGTATATAGCAAATAGGGCATCTAGTGGCTTACGAAAGTTCAGTGCTATTTACGAATACCGCCAAATCGTTGATTTGGCTTTTAAGAATGAATAAATTAAAAACAAAATACAACGTTTTGGCTCAGAGCAAACCCGATAGTTCAGTGCTTTCTACTGCCCTACTTGCCATATACTAAACGTTAACTATCATTGTCGAGAATTATGTGAAGTTCTCTTTTTGATAAATCAAAGTCAGTTGCAAAATTGTACTTTTCAACAATAATTCCAGCTTCGTCCTTTTTTTAGAGAACTAAACGTTTTATGGTTTGGATCATTTGCCAATCTCCTAATTTCTTGATTGTTGGTTCTTGTTTTGTGTTTGAAAAGTCTCTGGCTCGTTCAGATAACTTAGCTTACTGTTTACTTTTGAGTAGAACCTTATCGTATTTTTAGCCAATTCTCGCTGAACGTTCTGATCCGTTCTTTTTCTAAAAAAAGGCTTTTTACAAAACTTAAAATACGCAAACTAAATGCAAGTAAGCTTGTGACTATTTATCTTTTATTGGCTGACAATTGTGCTTGTTTGAAACCGTTTGGAGTTGCATTCTGTCTCGTTTGCTTTCAGTATAAAATTTTCTAAACGCTTTTAATTTTGGCTAGTGTTCTCCAACATTAGTTAACAGGGTGTATAAAAAATTGCTTCATTCTCTATAAATCAAAAATTATATTTACTTTTAAATCATGAAAATGAATGAAAAATTGCTACTAAAATCATCGCAACTTTTCATACACAATTACGTTAGGCACAATTAGAAACAAAATTATGGCATCAGCATTTTGGACATTAGAAGACGGAAGAGGATTTGCAAGACGTTGGTCTGGAATGTCATATATGTTAGATTTAATAACCAACGAACTTAAGAACATAAATGGAGCCGAGGAATTTTATACATACTTAGAAAAGTTTGTGTTTCGAGAAGAAAATGGAGATGAATACAATGGTTACGGTGGATTTTTTCGAGATAACGAGGACATAATGTTCAATTTTGATTTAAGGTCATTTACACCTGCAAATCGAAAATATTTTTGGGAAGCATCTCAAAAGGCATTAACGAAATTAAAATTAGAGAATGACAAGAAAAATGAGGGAATAATATTTCTTTTCACTACTCTACTTGATATGCATAAAAGAATAAAAAGAGGAGAAAATCCAATGGAATTGAATCATATGAATATAATTGAACCTGAACCGAATGAAAAACTCGGACCAGGTTGGAATTAAAATAACTGTGCCTAACAATGGCTATAATTCATTGTGGTTTTGTGCCACACCAAAGTAAAAGTATAAATCAAACGGCTGGATTTCGGTGGAATAATCCTGCGGATGATTCCACAACGAAATCATAGCCGAGACCGTTAACTATCATTGTCGAGAATTATGTGAAGTTCTCTTTTAGATAAATCAAAGTCAGTTGTAAAATTGTACTTTTCAACAGTAATTCCAGCTTCGTCCTTTTTTTAGAGAACTAAACGTTTGATGGTTTAGATCATTTGCCAATCTCCTAATTTCGTGATTGTCGGTTCTTGTTTTGTGTTTGAAAAGTCTCTGGCTTGTTCCGATAACTTGGCTCACTTTTTACTTTTGAGTAGAACCTCATCGTAATTTTAGCCAATTCTCGCTGAACGTTCTGATCCGTTCTTTTTCTAAAAAAAGGCTTTTTACAAAACTTAAAATACGCAAACTAAATGCAAGTAAGGCTTGTAACTATTTATCTTTTATTGGCTGACAATTGTTCTTGCTTATAAACCTTTAGATTTGCATTCTGTCTCGTTTGCTTTCAGTATAAAATTTTCTAAACGCTTTGAATTTTGGCTAGTGTTCTCCAACATTAGTTAACAGCGTGTATAAAAAATTGCTTCTTTCTCTATAAATCAAAAATTATATTTACTTTTAAATCATGAAAATGAATGAAAAATTGCTACTAAAAATCATCGCAACTTTTCATACACAATTACGTTGTATGTAATAAGTCCAACTTTTGGCTTTTAAATACACTTTTTGATTGTGATCAAGGATAGGTAAAACAGGATTAAAATTAACTAAACGTAAGAATGCAGTTTAGTCAAGCTTATCGATTGACATCGTATGAGAGTTACACTTTCAAATACGCATGCTAGCGTAATAAGCTTGCCGAAATTAGAAGATTTTTTTGACAATGTCAAGTTTTAAAACGATAATTTTATTTAAATCAATGTTTTACAGCAAAGCAGAAAATCATTTTTCAGATAACAAACCATATCAGTCTGTGGTTGATATAATTCATAATCTTGAAAAAACAAGTGGATTTAAAGTAATCTGAATGTAGCGCCTGGACTGACTACGTAAATATAAAAACAGAAACTATAAGATTTTAGCTATATTTACTACAAACAACAACGTGTAAATTGCATTAAAACGCAACTTACACGAAACGTTAGCACTAATAGAATACAAATGCGATATTTAATTATCACCCTACTACCTATTTTGATGTTTTCCTGCAAAACAAAGGAAAGTAAGGAAGACGTAAAATTTGATACCCCTGCAGAAGTAGTAGTACCTGAATTTCAAACAATTTTAGACTCTTCAGATTTAGAAGGAGCAATACTAATTTACGACAAGAAAAAAAACACTTATTACTCAAATAGTTTTTCGGAATCAAGAGTTCAACATTTGCCAGCTTCAACTTTTAAAATTCCAAATTCAATAATAGGACTTGAATTAAATATTTTAGAAAATGACAAAACAATATTCAAATGGGATGGAACTGAAAGATATCTTCCTGTTTGGGAACAAGACCTATCATTAAAAGATGCATTTCAAACATCCTGTGTTCCTTGCTACCAAGAACTTGCTAGAAAAATTGGAGTAGAAGAAATGAAGAAATATGTCAAAAAGCTAAAATTTGGACAAATGGACATAGGCGAAGAGACCATAGATAATTTTTGGTTAATGGGATCCTCTAAAATAAGTCCATTTGAACAAGTTGACTTCTTAAAAAGACTAAAGGAAGAACAGTTACCAATTTCAAAATCTACTCATGAAACTATCAAAATCATATTAAAAATCGAATCTACTGATTCCTACACATTGAGCGGTAAAACAGGTTTGTCTGTATATGGAGAGAAAGATGTTGGTTGGTTTGTAGGTTTCGTTGAGAAAGAAAGTAATGTTTATTACTTCGCGACCAAAATAAGTCCAAGATTAAATGATATGGCTAGAGATGATTTCAATCCTTTAAGGCAAGAAGTATCAATTAAAGCACTAAGTAAAATGAATATAATTGAATAAATACTAGTGCTAACAATGTATATAGCAAATAGGGCTTTCAGTGGTTAACAAAAGTTCAGTGCTATTATCAATACCGCCAAATCGTTGATTTGGCTTTTAAAAATGAATAAATTAAAAATAAAATACAACGTTTTGGCTCAGTGCAAACTTGAAAGTCTATCGCTTTCTTCTGCCCTACTTGCCATATACTAATCGTTGGCATTAATTTGATGAATACAAAAATCTTCATAATAGTTTTCTTAGCAATAGCGATGATAGGTTGTAAAGGCAATAAGTCTAGCAATGAAAATACAATCCGTGTTAATGCGGAAGACACTATCCAACTTCAACCATCATCAAACAAAATAGTTAAGGTTGACACAAAAGCAACCAAATTGGACGGAATCGCAGATGGCACCTTAAAAGATACTTCTGAAGATTGGACAGGAACACATAAAGTAAAACTCGAACTCAAAGAATTTGAAGTCATGGATAGTGTACTCTATTCTCTATTAGATTCACTAGTTAAGAGCGAAAAAAAGTGTCTAAGTTCAAACTTAAGCGCTCTGCATTGGACATTGTTTGAATGGCAGGAAAACGTCTACCATTTGACAATGGCGAGTGATGTTGGAGAAGCAGAATATAAAGGATATTTTATGATTGATAACATGCTTTTTCTAACCACAGAAAATCTACCTAAGAACTTAAAGCAGACAGGAGAATTCAAAAAATTTGAGTTTGAAGATAAGAACTTCCCATATCCAGAAGATTATTCGACCTATTTCGTTGCAAATGTGAACGGGCAAATGAAATTGATAAAGTCCTATACAATACCATGCGATTGAAAAAATAAAAAACTAATGCCAACAAAACCTAAACTGCATTAAAACGCAGCTTAGCCAAAACGTTGCCAGTAATTTGAAAAAATGGAATATACATTAATACTTCTAGCAATTTTTATTGTTGCGATTTCTAGAGCATATTATTTAGATTATAAAAGTGATAAGGAAGAATTTAAGTTTTCTTTAAAAAAAGTTGGAAAAAAGGTTCTTGAATATTGTTTTATTCTTTTAATAATAATTGGAATTAAATCTGCTTACACTTATTTCATTCCCTTAAATAAAACTCACGGAGTTGAATACAATTCGGAACGATTGAAATTAGGAATCCCACAAATATCAGGCAATCTAAAGTATATTCCTGAATGGTCAGAGCAATTCGAACTAGTTTGGTATAATGAAAATTCAAAAAATGGACATTTTAAAAAAATTGTTGAATATGGAGTTTTAAATGCAAAATCTGAAACTGACTATTACAAAAATGAAAACAAAAAAGATATTTATGTATGGTCAGAATATGATTTTACCGATAACTCGTTCGCATATTTTATGGAGAAACCTAATGATAAAGTTGCTTCCGTTTCGGAAAATGGACAACTAAAAATTGAAAAACCAAGAATAGAGCAGAAAATAAATAAATCGGAATTTGAAAAATTTATAAACGAATAAAAACTACTGGCAACAATGGCTATAAGTAATTGCTTGTTCTCGCCTACTTCTGAAAATCCTCGCGGATTTTATATTCGGTTTGTATTTGCTAAATTAGGTACTTAAACCACGCAACTAATCTTATACAATCACGTTATCTGTAATAAGAAATAAATGAAAAACTTAATAATAATTATAGGCTCAGTTTTAGTTGTATTAGGTTGTCAAACCAAACCAGAAGAAAAACCAAATTTAGAAGGCGACCTATATTATACTTGGTTGAAACTAGGTAGCTTTTATCAACAACCTGATAGCCTCTATCAAAATTATACCGAGTTAAGAGATAGCCTTGGGATTGAAGAACTTAGAAAACAGGATTCAATAGGAACGTCTCATATTGAATTATTAGAAAAACACGATTTAGTAAAAAGTCCCTTTATATACCTTAAAACTGACTCTGATTCCACCTTCATTGTTTATTTGACTGCCAAAGACTATGCACCAATTACGGAATATACATATCAGAATTTGATTGATAACAAGCAGAAAGTCAGATTGAAATTAATAACAGAGCAACTGACTGATAAATTACGGATTTGTAAAAAAGTCATCTCGATTGAGAAAATTGCAGGTAAGACTTTACAAAAACAGAAGAAATTTAAAATAGAAGAATACAGATAACACCACCTAAACTGCATTAAAACGCAGCTTAGTCAAAACATTGTAGAGTATTAGAAGAATATGACACGAGAGAAATTAATTGATATTGGGAGAAGAATTGTTGCATGTGATAGTACAGAAGAAGATATTGATATATTGACAGAAATGTTTGACAAAAATGTTCCTCATCCAAATGGTTCTAATCTATTTTTTTATCCAGAGAATCATAACGCAAGGAGAGCCGATATATCTAATTATAACCCTTCAGTTGAGGAAGTAGTTGATAAATGTTTGTTCCATAAACCAATCCAATTTTAGTAAACATAATGAACGAAAGAGCATTTAAAACATTGATTGAATACCTAGAAAAGTACCTTCCGTTCAGATACCAATATCATATGGTGACGAAGATGGGTTTTGGTGGATAAAATTTTCACTTGACATAGAAAATCAATTGGCTTGGAATGTGGTTCAGGAATTTGGACACGTGATGAACTACTTGTCAATTGAAGAGAGACTACCAACAATATTTTATCCAGTTTCTCCTCCGCCCTACATGAATGGTGGCCCATATGATTTTCTCTCATGGGTCATAGAAACAAAAGATAAAAAGTTTAACCCAGAAGCACTTATGAAATGGATTGAAGGTAGACTTCCTAGTCCAGTTGAGGATTTAGAACGATGGAATGAAGAATAAAAACACTCTACAACAAAGAACTGAGGTAAAAAACAACGATAATCTATTCAACTTAAGAAGGATATAATTAATTACGGCTGAAATTTCTAATCGGAATTTCGAACCTTTTTGCTAACTTTATGGTTACATCAGAATGATACTCGCGTAGCATTCCGTAACGAAAGCATAACCAAGAACCTTAGCAAAAATAAAAACAAATAGCATGAAAAGAATAATTTTAACGGCAGTAATCGTAATATTAATATCGAATTTTGCATTTGGGCAAAAAGATATGACTAAGTATAAGGCACTTATAAATACAGCAGATTCTTTATATAACGCTAAAGACTATAAAAATTCAGCAACTGCATATCAAAACGCATTTGATTCTAATGAAGGAAAAGCTTATCCTAGAGATAGATATAATGCAGCTTGTGCTTTTGCTTTGGCAGGAGATTCGGAAAAGGCATTTTATCATTTAATTTATTCAGCTGAACATCCTAGAATAAAATACAAAAACTATAATCATATCACTACAGATTCAGACTTGAATTCACTTCATAATGATGCAAAATGGGAAAAGCTAATTAAATTAGTAAAAGTAAATAAAGATGAAGCCGAAGAGGATTTAGACAAACCTCTTGTAGCTATTCTTGATACAATTTATAGAGAAGACCAAACCTATAGAAAACAAATTGGAAAAATCGAGGAAAAATATGGTCGTGATTCTGACGAAATGAAAAAACATTGGGAGCTGATTAACGAAAAAGACGCAATCAATTTAATTAAAGTTCAAAAAATTCTTGACGAAAGAGGTTGGTTAAGTTCAAAAATAATTGGTAATCAGGGAAACTCAACATTATTTCTTGTAATCCAACATTCACCTTTAAAAGTTCAAGAAAGATATTTACCAATGATGCGTGAAGCTGTAAAAAATGGAAATGCAAGGGCGAGTAGTTTAGCACTTTTAGAAGATAGAGTATCATTAAGAAAAGGTGGAAAACAAATTTACGGAAGTCAGATTGGTCGAGACCAAGAAACTGGAGAATACTTTGTTTTGCCTTTAATTGACCCTGAAAATGTAGATAAAAGACGAGCAAAAGTTGGACTTGGACCAATTGAAGGTTACATAAGTAATTGGAATATAACTTGGGATATTAAGAAGCATATTAAAAAAACTGAAAAAGCTGTAAAAGATAAGAAATAAATACGTTTGCTAATAAAGTATATAAATAATAAAACAAAGTCAGTTAAATTAATAATTTGATGGTCAAAAGAAAAATAACGATAAAATTCTAAATTTAGCTAAGTACAAAACAGAAATATAAGTGCGTTTTAACCCCTTACTATTCTTAAACTAAACCATAGCAATCCCTATAGAAATCAAAAAATTCCTTAAGACTTTAGCAGCCGTCAAGAGCAATATGGGAACTAAAAACATTAATAAAAAACTTGACGATAATCGAAATTAAAATCAACAATATGAAGAGATTTTTACTTTTATTACTAATATGTTCTAGCCTATTAACTTTCGGGCAAAATGACAAGAAATTATTTGTTTATGGCGGTCAAATAACCAAAGAGTTTATAAAGTATACTGCTGAATTGACAGGCAAAGAAAATCCGAAAATATGCTTTTTGCCAACTGCAACAGGCGATAATCAATATTATATTAACTACTGGTATCAATTATGTTCTGACTTGAAGTTGATCCCAAAGGTTATGGAAGTATGGATTAACTCAAGTACTCAAAAGGAGTCGTTCGAAGAAATACTATTGAATATGGACGCAATCATTGTAGGAGGCGGAAATACATTAAATATGTTGGCTATATGGAAAGCACAAGGAATAGATTTAGCACTTAAAAAAGCTTATGAAAAAGGGATCGTACTGGCAGGAGGTAGTGCAGGTTCATTGTGTTGGTTCAACGCTGGAACAACTGATTCTAGACCTAAAGAATTAACTATAGTAAATGGACTTAGCTTTTTAAATTACAGTCATTGTCCTCATTATCATTCAGAAAAGTCTCGAAAGCCGTTATATCATGAAAATATTTTAAAGAAAAAATTATCTAGTGGATATGCTTGTGATGACAACTCTGGTATTCTTTTTATCAATGATTTGGCCACCGAAAGTGTTTCAACGGACTCTAAATCATTTTCCTATTACGTTCAAGAGAAGAATGGAAAAATAATTGAAGAAAAATTAGAAACTAAAATTATAGAATAACTGCTTACAACAATGGCTATAAATAATTGCTGGTTCTCGCCTATTTTTGAAAACCTTAATGGATTTTCAATTTGTTAAATACCTGCAATGTTTAGTGATAAACCACTCAACTACTCATAACTAAAACGTTGGCAACAATATTGACCCGTCCTGCATAAAGGCTACATAATTTTAAACATTATGTATAAAAACGACAAAGTCATCAGACGTTATTCAGAACCTTTTAAATTGAAAATTTTAGACGAACTTACAACTGGAAAATTAAACAAATATCAATTAGGTGAGGCATATGGTATTGCTCCAACTACCATTAATGAATGGATCAAAAAGTATAACCGTAAAGACCTTATGAACACCAGAATAACCGTGAAAACTAAGGATGAAATAACCAGAATTAAACAGCTTCAAAAAGA contains:
- a CDS encoding OmpA family protein; its protein translation is MKKNCVNANKIEKKSTEYLVSKSDSIFAIRESEREQKAELEKQGIISDINFESNIYFNQNCFTTEKLEFAYCAIGAMLKNENLRIRIIGNLDKFELKNNPELSLKRAEFVQMIMIKNGIKKNRIEILDVKNDRPNAPLNEKGRKENRRTDFEIINE
- a CDS encoding transposase, which gives rise to MYKNDKVIRRYSEPFKLKILDELTTGKLNKYQLGEAYGIAPTTINEWIKKYNRKDLMNTRITVKTKDEITRIKQLQKEIEQQKKLLLKKDLDAMIQDSYLEVAAENLGYKSVAELKKKLNIER
- a CDS encoding DUF6624 domain-containing protein gives rise to the protein MKRIILTAVIVILISNFAFGQKDMTKYKALINTADSLYNAKDYKNSATAYQNAFDSNEGKAYPRDRYNAACAFALAGDSEKAFYHLIYSAEHPRIKYKNYNHITTDSDLNSLHNDAKWEKLIKLVKVNKDEAEEDLDKPLVAILDTIYREDQTYRKQIGKIEEKYGRDSDEMKKHWELINEKDAINLIKVQKILDERGWLSSKIIGNQGNSTLFLVIQHSPLKVQERYLPMMREAVKNGNARASSLALLEDRVSLRKGGKQIYGSQIGRDQETGEYFVLPLIDPENVDKRRAKVGLGPIEGYISNWNITWDIKKHIKKTEKAVKDKK
- the blaOXA gene encoding class D beta-lactamase, giving the protein MQMRYLIITLLPILMFSCKTKESKEDVKFDTPAEVVVPEFQTILDSSDLEGAILIYDKKKNTYYSNSFSESRVQHLPASTFKIPNSIIGLELNILENDKTIFKWDGTERYLPVWEQDLSLKDAFQTSCVPCYQELARKIGVEEMKKYVKKLKFGQMDIGEETIDNFWLMGSSKISPFEQVDFLKRLKEEQLPISKSTHETIKIILKIESTDSYTLSGKTGLSVYGEKDVGWFVGFVEKESNVYYFATKISPRLNDMARDDFNPLRQEVSIKALSKMNIIE
- a CDS encoding peptidase E: MKRFLLLLLICSSLLTFGQNDKKLFVYGGQITKEFIKYTAELTGKENPKICFLPTATGDNQYYINYWYQLCSDLKLIPKVMEVWINSSTQKESFEEILLNMDAIIVGGGNTLNMLAIWKAQGIDLALKKAYEKGIVLAGGSAGSLCWFNAGTTDSRPKELTIVNGLSFLNYSHCPHYHSEKSRKPLYHENILKKKLSSGYACDDNSGILFINDLATESVSTDSKSFSYYVQEKNGKIIEEKLETKIIE
- a CDS encoding bacteriocin immunity protein, whose translation is MTREKLIDIGRRIVACDSTEEDIDILTEMFDKNVPHPNGSNLFFYPENHNARRADISNYNPSVEEVVDKCLFHKPIQF